AAGTAAACAGGGAGCCCCTTTTCAGCACCAGAGGTTTTTATGGGGGTTTGATTATTGATGGTTCATTTTTGCCATTGTCATGTCACTGGgcagctgtttttttgtatcttttatatttctttgtggAGCATGTACGGCTTATGACAGAGTTTACTCAACATCAAAGGAAGCACAGAGGAGAGCTCCGGGAAAGCTGTCTGCCTGCAGCTTTAAccgtgttttttgtttgtttacatcgtGACTGTTGAAGTGGGAGGAGAGGCGGTGGAGAAATGCTTACCCTTTGGCGGCCAAGGTTTAGGGACCCACTCGGTCTTGGGTCTGGCATTGATTTCTGCAATGCGGTCATTGAACCGGCTGCTGTCTGAGGCCACGGTACTGTATGCCTGTGGAGAGAGGACAGTCACACTGTCATCATTTCTTATTCCTGACACCAGAAATTTCAGATACTTTGCAATGATGTTATTTTACAAGATGAGCTCATTTGTTTGTTCTGGATggtcatacagtatattgttgtCAACAAAGTAAAGGATCCTGATCCCCCTGTAGGGGTTCTTTTCATTAATGACCagctcgctgcacattatccttCTTATTATACAGCTAATTAAGGATTCAAATCAAGAATTTGACTCACAAtactgatttaaaatgatttagaaaTGATCGTATTGCTTCCAACAAGAAATGAAATCTCTGTTCCACAGtacaccaacggctggaactgcagCGACAGCAGCTTAGCTTAAAACGATGGCAGCACTGATCCAggtttctgtaactgtccaagggtagatctcacttctcttatttgtcatttccccGCTCCTCGCTCTCACCGGAAGTTGATTTGTGTGCGCTATCTTAAGGAGAGTCCCATGGCGCTTATTTGTGCCGGAGGACCGAGGATCGAGGGGCAATTACCGAGGAACCACCAGACCATCCTCTGGTGAAATCCTCATCCCCTGGCCCCCTTACCGTGTATCCATCACTGATTGGACATAGCAGCGCATGCGctgatctgatgcttcttaACATGAGAGCAGTTTACCAGCGGAGTAAAGAGGTTAAAGGGAATCACTCCTCAGGttatacagtgttttgtttcaattaatgtaTCATATCTGAACTACAAAGTGGAAAAAACCTGTTTATTGGAAACCTTTTTCATGATCTCCAATTAATTTTTATTACGAACACATTAAAATTAAAAGAGACAGATTTAATATCTGTCCGCAGGAACAGCTTCctccttttacatttttaagaacgccttttatctttttttgaaaatgagttcttatttcattaaatgtatctgggtctacaacaaatgatacaaatgtgTACAGAGGCGTCAGGTGGGGGGTATTTAGAGAAGTACCCAGAGTGTGTTCACAGAGCCCCtactgtgttcctgttagtgtttgcttgccgtctgtcttcttctgttgattttctctgacgtccagctCTGTGTCTTTAACCTCTTTACTTTGCTTGTTATAAGCCATGTTAAATCTACATTTTCATGctctatacaaatacaaaaatgaatattcaaaaagtattccacAGTGTTTCCTGACGGGGGAAATTAATGGGGTTTTTTTGGTCACAACTGACATTAAATTGAACTCACAtatttctgcggattgatattAGGGAGTATGGTTCCTGTCCTTAGCAATGATCTAGAACTGAAAAAGCGCAGACCACCGACTGTCCAAATTAACCAATCGGAATTGAGTCCACAACTAAGCTGTTTAATAAGTGGAGGTTAGTATCTTCATAGAACCAAACTGAACGAATAGAAACAATAGAACTTACGTAGGACACCGAAGCAACGAGGGCTCCTCCGCACAGCAGGGTGTACACTATGTTCTCTCCGGAGCCCCCAGGAACGGAGGACATCTGACGCCGCTGCACAACTggaaagggttaaaaaaaaagtgtgttaatTATGTGATAACTTCATTTCCCCAAATGGAGCCTTGAGCATTTTTATGTGGTCCCACTTTCACCTCCCTCCAGGGTCACAGAGGGACAGATTTCCTGAAAGGAATCGTGACAGATCATGGAGGATCTGAGACAACCTTGCATCCACATTTCACATCAACAGCTCTGCCCGCTGCGTCTCTGGCGGTCATAGCACCCTGGAGTCTTTAAAAAGATCCCACTGGGTAGGAGTAATGTGCTGCACAGGCCCAGCAGCTCTGGGTAAAGAGGATTGGGGAGAAAGCAGCCTAAGGCGCTCTGCTGGCTCATGATGCGCACCTTTCTGATTGGACTTAGCACAAAAGATTAAGATAAAAATATGCATGTCAGGGCTTGCTTAAAGTCTCAAAAGGTGATACAGTGAAACACAACATTggtaagaaaatgtgttttttatgccATCTGTTGTGAAGCATGTATAGCAAGGAGCTTTAACGCTGTGCACAGTAAGACCGAGCCAATTCTgtgattttatttagtttagtatTTTTCTTCACTGGGAATATCTAACAATATGAAAAGGAATGAGACAAATCTAACACTGTTTACTATGCAAACATTTGACCCAAGTCAGCATAACTTTCAGGTACTGCTGACAGTCGCGTTCCTTAAACCCTTTGTCACCATGCCAACCCTCACAGCTAATCCGACCGTGCTGACGGGAACCACCCCGACAGTGAAgcactttaataaaaaaggcaCGTTTTTTTCTTGAGGGAAGACCGCTAAACACCCAACcaaatgtgaacatgttttatatgttgaTCATTATCcaaattcaaacacaaatatacagagCAAAAGCACTCATTTCTTACATAGAAATGAGAAATGAAAAGCTTCAAGTGGTTTCAAATTGTCCTCCTTGAGGCAAATCGAGTCATATTACAACTAGCTGTTCTTGTGGAAGTTAAGGACATTGGAGCTTTGTCCTGCCCAGTGATGAGTGTATTAAACGCTTCATATTCTCAGGAACTAATCCACTATCCAGGGCTCTGGCAGGACTTTATATATACTGGCTAATCGGCTCAAGAGTTGGGGGTTAAGGTGGGAGCATTCATGAGAGTGCAGGGGACGCAGGTCAACGAGTCACAGGATTACACCATGATACCGTCCTCTGGTTAAGTGGGACCACTACAGTGGAGAGGGGCTGCATGGGTCTGATTATGCAGTGGACATCTCTCTCGTCATTGCTTGAAAGGTCACCAGTGGTGCCTGGCAGCAAGACAACAGGTCAGCCTGTGTGGGAAGGCTACCATCTTTTTTTAGACATTTAGGACACAGAACCCTGAGTTGCCCGCAGCAGTCATAGGCCAGTCTGGACATTAGAGAAGAAGGCCAAGCTCTtcaacagcatgttttttttaagtgcaaGTACTCCTACCTGACCATTCAGAAGCAACGTAAGCTGCCTAACACTTCTTCAGACAAACATGACCCTTTATATGCATACACACTCAAGGGCCACTACtgtttttcacaaaaaaaagtgtttggttGTTCTGATGTTGGTTACAATCCTGGATGAGGTGTTCTACTTAATGTGGTTAAGGTGAAGCACTGAGCGACTGTTTTGTGCTTAGCTCTCATTTTGGTATCTTCAGTTACCTTAACGAATGAGGACTTGGATACATTGTGAGCTCCACAGGCTCTCTGAGCTAACAGCACACCAATCCTTCATTCTCTTCAATGCTTATGTAAGGtcatcacagacacacactgcagaggtgTCTCGCGTGCCTCTGAACTCTTTACATTGCAACTCCGTCACACCACGTGACTGACAGCCATGTTCCACCACACAGTGTACCGATTCCACGCTGCCTGCTGAAGGTCACACTCATGTATAGATGCAGTTGCCTTCATAAATGTGCGAATATGTAAGGAACCTTCACTGACCTTCAACACACAAAGAACCCGCGTGGCTCgttttttatttagcattaaTGTTTCGGCCTAAGTCACACTGCGGTATAAATCAGAACCGGTATTTTTGTCAATATGGACACAAGCTGTATAACAGAATGTATCCGAttgtctgcaggtgtgtgtatcACTCCGCAGGGGACACACAGTACGTGTGCAGTGTCATTGTACTCCCTACAGTTTAAAGTACAACCATATCTCAACGAGAAACCCGCCGAACAGATCACATAAATATCACTAACAGACTATAATGCCCCACTAATGCGTTGGAGGCCAGCTCCTGTCACACTCCGGCTGACCTTCACATCTCAGGCAGCCATTGGCATTCCTACGCTCGGGGATGCAGCTATGCAGCGAAATTCGCACGAGGACACGGTGTACTATTCCCCTGAATTTAGTCACAGGCTTCCTCAAACAAAGACACCGCCTCCCATTACATCTCAGAGTGTTAGAACCACATTGTGTCAAATGGaataatttttttaatgctttattGTCTCTTCTGCTGATGAAACTCACCATCCCGGGGTAACCTGTAGGCTGCTTTCCGAGCCAGAGGCCCACACCTCTGCCAGGCTGCTCTGCAGGAAAACATAGCTGCTTTCCGGTGTGTCTCCGGTCTGTTCTCAGTGAGGATAGCTGCTCGGCTCGGATCGGCTCGGCTCAGAGAAACGTGTGCTGGGGGGGGCGGAGGATAGACTGCTCTCTGTTGCGCAATATATGTTGTGTGTTAGCGGTGTATGAAGGGTGTTCACTGTcaaagagagagcgagagaaaggaCCTGTATGAGAAGTCGTAAGACCCCAGAAGCTAAGGCGATAGCAATCACAGCCTGTAGTAATGCCACTAGTGGAGGAAGGTGCAGTAAACTGAAGGACTGCACTGAAGTAGGACTTGTCGCTACCATAGACTGCAGTGCTTCAGTATGTAATGCAACTGTAGTGTAGTTGACAGCAGTGTGAACCCGGAAATATGTTGTTCCCTAAAGTTTGATGCTAGAAATCCCAGCACAGAAACTAGATGATAACTCAATTTGCACAAATACCACAAACTGCATGTAATTAAGGAAAACGGAATACTTATTCTACTCATGAATGTGACAGAAACCCAAGATTTAAAGAGGGTTGATCAAAACTTGgttaataagataagataaaacagataagatggacctttattaatccctgtggggaaattcacaAGTTTAAGCAGTAACAGAGTGAGAGCAAAAAGCAGGGCACACAAGATTCATATAAGGCTCATCAAATTAAAGATACAATCAAAATGATATACAGGTAAGTAACTGTTAAAATAAGAAATTCATTAAATGAACATGTAATACATATTTGAGTCCAGATTGGTAAATATATTTACCTGTATGTGTGCAGATGCAGGTCAAAGTCATTGTGCAAACTGCAGATTTTGTGTGCATTAATAGTATTGATGTGATAGTAGGACAAGCATTAGCCTTACAAAGTATGTGTATCTTGgcaatttaatgaaataaaatatacactttAAAGAGTTAGCTTAGGACTTGTAATAAATTCACCAGCACTGACAATGGTATAACTcacttgaagtgaatatattggcactttccttgttgttcggagtttaATTCTCTATGTTTTTCGCACTTATTGTAGGTCGCTTTGGATTAAAGTGTCAGCCAAATTAAATGTCATGTAATGTATATAAAGTTTTACACTTGCTATATCCACTTTTTCCCATCATAgataaaaatgcattatttgattttttttattaattaatatgccttttaaaacaataatacctatacaaaattgaattaaataaaacattcatcatTTTCTTATTATAACCTACCAACAACTTGTCACTATATGACACTTCCTCCCTGCCCCGCCTCTGGGCACTGATTACCTCTCATACACCACGGTGACTATGACTGTGGGTTCACTTCAGAAAAGCACGGAAGGTCGCAGACAGCGCGTGAACACAACGATCCGGTTGCTGCTGGATTCACATTTTACTGAATCAAAGTCCGAAAGCTGTTGTCCATGTTGTAGCTACTGCAGGTTTGTTTTGAAATTTTAGCCCAGAAAACCCTGCGTATtgcattctctctctctctctctcacacacacacacacacacacacacacacacacacacacacacacacacacacacacacacacacacacacacacacacacacacacacacacacacacacacacacacacacacacacacacacacacacacacacacacacacacacagcaaagataTATACAGGACCTTCATAAGACCTCCTTTGGTCTGTCATCTCAAAGGTTTAACGCCTGGATGCTGCGCGTGTTGTACGCGGTATCTGATGGCATCTGTGTCTTCAACTATCAGGACGACCCGCTGGTGTGTGTTTCATCAGAGGGCCTAGCTCTGACCCATGTCACCACAGTATTTTGGGCTTATTCAGTATTCAATTACCATAAAGAGATTCTGTCCCCAAGAAGTTGGTTGTCATGTAGTACAGCACAGGCTGCTTTTCAGGCAGGACAGTGTCAGAGAGAGGGGGTGCTGTTTCAAGCTTTGGTTCTTAAAACACAGACCCTGTCCATGTGTTTGATATATATCAGTCGTCCCATGCGGCATTCTTAATGACTGATGTTTTTTGGTGGGACCATAGGGacatgtccccaccactttttaaaagtatacTTGTTCGAAATGTTCTGAAAAAATGCAGGCACAAAGAaatttaataaacaacaacactggtTAATTTTATAAAAGAGAACATGTACTTTCGGTTTTTAGTTAAACAAGCTCACAAATGTACTGTTTGCACATTTAAACgtaactatatatatatatatatatatatatatttaacttgTTCCATATCAGTGTACATTCACCTCATCCGTTTAACGCATGTCATTTTAGTTATTTCTATTCACACTGTAACTACATGTTTATTCTCAATTTCTTCTTATTATCCCTGTGTATATTCTTAAATGTACAATCTGTgttcctgtctttttctgttgctgctaTAACACCTGAATTTTCCttcagggatcaataaaggtccattTTGTCTTATCCTAAATGTGGTCTAACTAAAGTGGCACATTGgcacattaaataaagaaacaacaataaatgaataaactatACTGGTCAACCACCACAGCAACAGAGAAATTCATGTGAAATAATAGACCATGAATCATATAGATTTCacatgatacatttttattttacacaaagtCAGAGTGAAGAATCAGGGAGAGTGGAAACAAGAGGTGGACAATCAGGAGCATCCTATGGACCGAAAGGAGAGCATGGTGtttaatgtatatattgtatatctTCACAGAATGCTGACAGAATATTG
The DNA window shown above is from Eleginops maclovinus isolate JMC-PN-2008 ecotype Puerto Natales chromosome 23, JC_Emac_rtc_rv5, whole genome shotgun sequence and carries:
- the mgarpa gene encoding protein MGARP isoform X9; translated protein: MFSCRAAWQRCGPLARKAAYRLPRDVVQRRQMSSVPGGSGENIVYTLLCGGALVASVSYAYSTVASDSSRFNDRIAEINARPKTEWVPKPWPPKGGEEEEV